The following are encoded together in the Pectobacterium punjabense genome:
- the sfsA gene encoding DNA/RNA nuclease SfsA encodes MNYTPRLQPARLIKRYKRFLADVVTPEGETFTLHCANTGAMTGCATPGDTVWYSTSENLKRKYPQSWELTETQQNDWICVNTLRANTLLHEALLENRIEELAGYSDVKTEVKYGTENSRIDLLLQAPDKIDCYIEVKSVTLLQHECGYFPDAVTLRGQKHLRELQQMVSNGKRAVLFFAVLHSGIQQVSPARHIDSRYAELFIEAQRAGVEILCYGSTLCPDGITLTHKLPLLG; translated from the coding sequence ATGAACTACACCCCACGCTTACAACCTGCTCGCTTAATTAAACGTTACAAACGCTTTTTGGCCGATGTCGTGACGCCGGAAGGCGAGACGTTTACGTTGCACTGTGCCAATACCGGTGCCATGACGGGCTGTGCCACACCCGGTGATACCGTGTGGTATTCAACGTCCGAGAACCTTAAACGTAAGTATCCGCAAAGTTGGGAACTGACTGAAACACAACAAAATGACTGGATTTGTGTCAATACTCTGCGTGCCAACACATTATTGCACGAAGCCTTATTAGAGAATCGCATAGAAGAGCTAGCAGGCTACTCTGATGTAAAAACGGAAGTGAAATACGGTACGGAAAACAGCCGAATCGACCTGCTTTTACAGGCGCCAGACAAGATTGACTGCTATATTGAGGTGAAATCTGTCACATTATTGCAACATGAATGTGGTTACTTTCCCGATGCGGTTACACTCAGAGGGCAAAAGCATCTGCGTGAGCTGCAACAGATGGTTTCCAATGGAAAACGCGCCGTCCTTTTTTTCGCCGTTCTCCATTCAGGAATCCAGCAGGTTTCTCCTGCCCGGCATATTGATTCACGGTATGCGGAATTATTTATCGAAGCACAGCGGGCAGGGGTTGAAATTTTATGTTACGGCTCCACATTATGCCCTGACGGTATTACGTTGACGCATAAGCTACCGTTGTTGGGATGA
- the dksA gene encoding RNA polymerase-binding protein DksA, producing MQEGQNRKTSSLSILAIAGVEPYQEKPGEEYMNDAQLAHFKRILEAWRNQLMDEVDRTVSHMRDEAANFPDPVDRAAQEEEFSLELRNRDRERKLIKKIAKTLVKIEDEDFGFCESCGVEIGIRRLEARPTADLCIDCKTLAEIREKQMAG from the coding sequence ATGCAAGAAGGGCAAAATCGTAAGACATCTTCTCTGAGCATTCTCGCAATTGCCGGAGTAGAGCCGTACCAAGAGAAGCCGGGCGAAGAGTATATGAACGACGCTCAGCTGGCTCATTTCAAGCGTATTCTTGAAGCATGGCGCAACCAACTCATGGATGAAGTGGATCGGACTGTATCGCACATGCGCGATGAAGCCGCTAATTTTCCCGATCCCGTGGATCGCGCGGCGCAGGAAGAAGAGTTCAGTCTCGAGCTGCGTAACCGTGACCGTGAGCGTAAGCTGATTAAGAAAATCGCCAAAACGCTGGTGAAAATCGAAGATGAGGACTTCGGATTCTGCGAATCCTGTGGCGTCGAGATTGGCATTCGCCGTCTGGAAGCTCGTCCGACTGCCGATCTGTGTATCGACTGCAAAACGCTGGCAGAGATACGCGAAAAGCAAATGGCAGGATAA
- the gluQRS gene encoding tRNA glutamyl-Q(34) synthetase GluQRS, with translation MSGTDCFTGKNSFSEATRISETDRYIGRFAPSPSGDLHFGSLIAALGSYLQARSQQGRWLVRIEDIDPPREIPGAASRILAQLEHYGLHWDGGVVYQSQRHARYREILQQLQQQGMSYYCTCTRSRIQQLGGHYDGYCRTRNLPADNAALRLRQATPVFHFHDKLRGDLYADNALAREDFIIHRRDGLFAYNLAVVIDDNDQGITEIVRGADLIEPTVRQISLYRQLGYTIPTYVHLPLVLNLEGNKLSKQNHAPSLPNGDPRPVLLAALQFLHQPLPENGQDMTLSALLAWSVAHWSLDTIPLQAAINASAITSAFSKGHW, from the coding sequence ATGTCTGGAACCGATTGTTTTACCGGAAAAAATAGTTTTTCTGAAGCTACTCGCATTTCTGAAACCGACCGTTATATCGGGCGCTTTGCTCCTTCTCCCTCTGGTGACCTGCATTTTGGCTCATTGATCGCCGCACTGGGTAGTTATCTTCAGGCTCGTTCTCAACAAGGGCGCTGGCTAGTACGTATTGAAGACATCGATCCTCCGCGGGAAATCCCCGGGGCCGCTTCTCGCATACTCGCGCAATTAGAACACTACGGTTTGCACTGGGACGGCGGTGTGGTTTACCAGTCACAGCGGCATGCGCGTTACCGTGAGATCCTTCAACAGCTTCAACAGCAGGGAATGAGCTATTACTGCACCTGTACGCGTAGCCGTATTCAGCAGCTAGGTGGGCACTATGATGGCTATTGCCGAACGCGCAACCTGCCCGCCGATAACGCCGCGCTCCGTCTGCGCCAGGCGACGCCGGTATTTCATTTTCACGATAAATTACGTGGCGATCTGTATGCCGATAACGCCCTCGCTCGGGAAGATTTTATTATCCACCGCCGCGATGGACTTTTTGCCTACAATCTAGCCGTGGTGATCGATGATAACGATCAGGGAATTACCGAGATCGTACGCGGTGCCGATCTTATCGAACCAACCGTTCGTCAAATCTCGCTCTATCGCCAATTGGGCTACACGATCCCCACCTACGTTCATCTGCCGCTGGTGCTGAATCTCGAGGGAAATAAGCTTTCCAAACAAAATCACGCCCCTTCACTACCGAACGGCGATCCGCGTCCTGTGCTGCTTGCCGCACTGCAATTTTTGCATCAACCACTGCCAGAAAATGGCCAGGATATGACGCTTTCCGCGCTTCTGGCATGGTCTGTGGCGCACTGGTCCCTGGATACCATCCCGTTGCAGGCGGCAATAAACGCGTCCGCGATCACATCAGCATTCTCAAAGGGGCATTGGTGA
- the pcnB gene encoding polynucleotide adenylyltransferase PcnB codes for MFSRVANFCRKVLNRENEMVESEEPRQHLTVIPRDQHTISRSDISDNALKVLYRLNKAGYEAYLVGGGVRDLLLGKKPKDFDITTNATPDQVRKLFRNCRLVGRRFRLAHIMFGPEVIEVATFRGHHDQHQEQQETKNSSQQAQSGMLLRDNIFGSVEEDAQRRDFSINSLYYSIADFSVRDYTNGLNDLRQGVIRMIGDPETRYREDPVRMLRAVRFAAKLNMTVSPETAEPIPRLASLLHDIPAARMFEESLKLLQSGYGYPTYKMLCEYQLFQPLFPLLSRHFTPNGDSTLERMVAQVLKNTDKRLQNDMRVNPAFLFSAMLWYPLIEHAQKLAQESGLAYFDAFSLAMNDVLDEQCRSLAIPKRITSLVRDIWQLQTRLSRRQGKRAYKLMEHPKFRAAYDLLCLRAEIENHQELLRLAQWWGEFQVAAPPRQQTMLRSLDDGPTPHRRSRPRRPRKPTTARRDQA; via the coding sequence ATCTTTTCCCGAGTTGCTAATTTTTGTCGTAAAGTACTGAATCGTGAGAACGAAATGGTCGAATCAGAGGAACCGCGTCAGCATCTGACGGTGATCCCGCGTGACCAACATACAATTTCACGCAGCGACATCAGCGATAACGCGCTGAAAGTACTTTATCGCCTGAACAAAGCGGGCTACGAGGCTTATCTGGTTGGCGGCGGCGTACGCGATCTGCTGCTGGGCAAAAAGCCGAAAGATTTTGATATCACCACTAACGCCACGCCCGATCAGGTGCGTAAGTTATTCCGCAACTGTCGTTTAGTTGGGCGTCGTTTCCGTCTCGCACATATCATGTTCGGGCCAGAGGTGATTGAAGTTGCCACGTTCCGTGGTCACCACGATCAGCATCAAGAGCAGCAAGAAACTAAAAACTCTTCTCAGCAGGCTCAGAGTGGCATGCTGCTGCGCGACAACATTTTTGGATCGGTTGAAGAAGACGCCCAACGCCGCGATTTCTCAATCAATAGTCTCTACTACAGCATTGCTGATTTCAGCGTACGCGATTATACCAATGGCCTGAACGATCTGCGTCAGGGTGTCATCCGTATGATCGGCGATCCCGAAACGCGCTATCGTGAAGATCCGGTGCGCATGCTGCGTGCCGTTCGTTTCGCCGCCAAGCTGAACATGACCGTCAGCCCAGAAACCGCCGAACCGATTCCTCGTCTGGCTTCATTGCTGCACGATATTCCCGCAGCACGTATGTTTGAAGAATCGCTGAAGCTGCTTCAATCGGGCTATGGCTATCCAACCTATAAAATGCTGTGTGAATACCAGCTGTTCCAGCCGCTTTTCCCGCTGCTGAGCCGTCATTTCACACCAAACGGCGATTCCACGCTGGAGCGCATGGTTGCTCAAGTGTTGAAAAACACCGATAAGCGTTTGCAAAACGACATGCGGGTGAATCCGGCATTTTTGTTCTCCGCCATGCTGTGGTATCCGCTGATCGAGCATGCACAAAAGCTGGCTCAGGAAAGTGGTCTGGCCTACTTCGATGCATTCTCGCTGGCAATGAACGATGTACTGGACGAACAGTGCCGTTCTCTGGCGATCCCTAAGCGTATTACCTCGTTAGTCCGCGATATCTGGCAACTGCAAACGCGTCTGTCTCGCCGTCAGGGTAAGCGTGCTTATAAGCTAATGGAACATCCTAAATTCCGTGCTGCGTATGACCTGCTTTGCCTACGCGCCGAAATCGAAAACCATCAGGAGCTGCTGCGTCTGGCTCAATGGTGGGGGGAATTCCAGGTTGCAGCACCGCCACGCCAACAAACCATGCTGAGATCGCTGGATGACGGCCCGACACCACATCGTCGCTCCCGTCCTCGTCGCCCACGTAAACCGACGACGGCACGCAGGGATCAAGCCTGA
- the folK gene encoding 2-amino-4-hydroxy-6-hydroxymethyldihydropteridine diphosphokinase, translating to MARVYLALGSNLAQPLLQVRAALAALDAIPQTRVIRCSSFYRSRPLGPQDQPDYLNAVVELETALAAESLLDCTQAIELEQGRERKAHRWGPRTLDLDILLFGDATIQTERLTVPHYDMKNREFMLYPLAEIAPDLAFPDGETLVQRLTHVDRNGLTLWDDNTPT from the coding sequence ATGGCACGCGTGTATCTGGCGCTGGGCAGCAATCTTGCCCAGCCTTTGCTGCAGGTACGCGCCGCACTGGCAGCGCTGGATGCGATTCCACAGACTCGCGTCATTCGCTGCTCCTCATTTTATCGTAGTCGCCCGCTCGGCCCACAGGATCAACCGGATTATCTTAATGCCGTCGTTGAGCTGGAAACCGCATTAGCTGCCGAATCATTGCTCGATTGCACACAGGCTATTGAGCTGGAACAAGGTCGCGAACGTAAAGCACACCGCTGGGGCCCGCGCACGTTGGATCTGGATATTCTGCTGTTTGGTGATGCCACGATCCAGACAGAACGTCTGACGGTGCCGCATTACGATATGAAAAATCGTGAATTCATGCTCTACCCGCTCGCGGAAATTGCCCCTGATCTGGCATTCCCCGACGGCGAAACGCTCGTGCAACGGCTAACCCATGTCGATCGCAACGGTCTGACATTGTGGGACGACAACACTCCTACCTGA
- the panB gene encoding 3-methyl-2-oxobutanoate hydroxymethyltransferase, producing the protein MKPTTISHLRQWKQEQRKFATITAYDASFSRLFFEQGIRVMLVGDSLGMTVQGHDSTLPVTTNDIVYHTQCVRRGAPLALVLSDMPFMTYATPEQTFSQAAELMRAGANMVKLEGGSWLAPTVKMLTERAVPVCGHLGLTPQSVNIFGGYKIQGRSESDANQLLADALALEEAGAQLLVLECVPVALAKRVTDALSIPVIGIGAGNVTDGQILVMHDAFGITGDNTPKFAKNFLAQSGGDIRAAVRLYAQEVEQGIYPAEEHSFH; encoded by the coding sequence ATGAAACCGACGACTATCTCCCACTTGCGCCAATGGAAACAAGAGCAGCGAAAATTCGCTACGATAACAGCTTACGACGCCAGCTTCTCTCGTTTGTTTTTTGAACAAGGCATTCGTGTGATGCTGGTGGGTGACTCTCTGGGAATGACCGTACAAGGTCACGATTCCACCTTGCCCGTGACTACAAACGACATCGTTTACCATACTCAGTGCGTCCGCCGTGGTGCTCCGCTGGCTCTGGTTCTCTCCGATATGCCATTTATGACCTACGCCACGCCGGAACAAACATTCAGTCAGGCGGCAGAGCTGATGCGTGCCGGTGCGAATATGGTGAAACTGGAAGGCGGAAGTTGGCTTGCCCCAACGGTAAAAATGCTGACTGAACGTGCCGTGCCGGTTTGCGGTCATCTGGGCCTGACGCCGCAATCCGTTAACATCTTCGGTGGTTATAAAATTCAGGGGCGAAGCGAAAGCGACGCTAATCAACTGCTGGCCGATGCACTCGCACTTGAAGAAGCCGGAGCACAGTTACTTGTGCTGGAATGCGTACCTGTCGCACTGGCTAAACGCGTAACGGACGCGCTGTCAATTCCTGTCATCGGCATTGGCGCAGGCAATGTTACCGATGGGCAGATTCTGGTCATGCATGATGCCTTTGGCATTACCGGCGACAACACGCCTAAGTTTGCCAAGAACTTTCTGGCGCAAAGCGGTGGCGATATCCGCGCAGCAGTGCGGTTGTATGCACAAGAAGTCGAACAGGGTATCTACCCGGCCGAAGAACATTCATTTCATTGA
- the panC gene encoding pantoate--beta-alanine ligase — protein sequence MLIIETPLLLRREVRRWRQEGKRIALVPTMGNLHDGHMTLVDEAKARADIVIVSVFVNPMQFERPDDLARYPRTLQEDCEKLNRRGADLVFAPSPDVIYPNGLESQTFVDVPRLSSMLEGASRPGHFRGVATIVSKLFNLVQPDLACFGEKDYQQLALIRQLVRDMGYDIDIIGVPIVRAKDGLALSSRNGYLSAEERQLAPTLYQLMMALSAQLDNGDRQIDTLLEHTADKLREAGFTPDELFIRDADTLQPLSTASTRAVILMAAWLGKARLIDNHQVDLTV from the coding sequence GTGTTAATAATCGAAACCCCTCTGCTGCTGCGCCGCGAAGTTCGTCGCTGGCGTCAGGAAGGGAAACGCATAGCTTTGGTTCCCACTATGGGCAATTTGCACGACGGGCACATGACGCTGGTCGATGAAGCCAAAGCACGCGCCGATATCGTTATTGTCAGCGTTTTTGTCAATCCCATGCAGTTTGAGCGGCCAGATGATTTAGCCCGCTACCCCCGGACGTTGCAGGAAGATTGCGAGAAATTAAACCGCCGTGGTGCCGATCTGGTTTTCGCACCGAGCCCGGATGTGATATACCCAAATGGGTTGGAGTCGCAAACGTTTGTCGATGTGCCTAGGTTGTCTTCTATGTTGGAAGGCGCTAGCCGCCCCGGTCATTTCCGCGGCGTGGCCACCATCGTTAGCAAGCTGTTCAATCTGGTACAGCCGGATTTGGCCTGCTTCGGCGAGAAGGATTACCAGCAGTTAGCGCTGATTCGGCAGCTTGTCCGCGATATGGGCTATGACATTGATATCATTGGCGTCCCTATCGTACGAGCAAAAGACGGTTTGGCATTGAGTTCGCGTAATGGCTATCTCAGTGCTGAAGAGCGCCAGCTGGCACCGACGCTGTATCAGTTGATGATGGCACTTTCAGCGCAGTTGGACAACGGCGATCGCCAGATCGATACCTTGCTGGAACACACGGCAGATAAATTGCGCGAAGCGGGCTTTACGCCTGATGAACTGTTTATCCGCGATGCTGATACGCTGCAACCGCTGAGCACTGCCAGCACGCGTGCAGTGATTTTGATGGCTGCCTGGTTAGGCAAGGCCAGATTGATTGATAACCACCAGGTCGATTTGACTGTATGA